In one Candidatus Binatia bacterium genomic region, the following are encoded:
- a CDS encoding DUF3604 domain-containing protein, whose amino-acid sequence MKTICLLIFFIGISGTAHGDSRCAHHTPLRQAFFGDLHVHTALSSDAFGFDVRLGPDDAYRYAFGETIHIPPLDREGRGTRGVKIDRLLDFAAVTDHAEFLGESAICVDPDHPKKNSSFCEIINSGGRHPQLLLRIMSPIVWRDSELCGDKDQDCITASRSTWADTVSIAEAWNDTSSSCAHVTFPAYEWSSHRLGSNFHRNIIFRNANVPEHPLSYLEVTREWELWERLRSECLDAEGDCDVLAIPHNSNLSNGRMFAVDYPDTNSREEQRERVRLRMRLERIIEVMQHKGDSECRNGISSVLGGPDEFCGFEKFEDLPLKRWGAPSECYEGSFADWVPHLGPDCISKLSYARYALTEGLKEKRRLGLNPFQFGFMASTDTHNAMPGSVEEKSFAGHLGSADASATQRAALNTEDGNTSNNPGGLIGIWAEENSRDSLFDSMRRREVFGTSGPRIRPRFFAGWEFPSTLCDDPRMISRAYATGVPMGSELSKPPEGKTPMFLLTALRDPGTEDSAGGLLQRIQIIKGWADAEGRTHQAIFDIAGGANDADIDPKTCQPRGSGHESLCAVWQDPDFDPAIEAVYYARILENPSCRYSAWECLKLSGSQRPPACDDGSVAQVQQERAWTSPIWYAPAA is encoded by the coding sequence TTGAAGACAATTTGCCTCCTGATCTTTTTCATCGGTATCTCGGGAACCGCCCATGGCGACTCCCGGTGTGCTCATCATACGCCCCTGAGGCAAGCTTTTTTTGGCGATCTCCACGTCCATACAGCGTTATCAAGTGATGCCTTCGGCTTCGATGTACGGCTGGGTCCCGACGACGCCTATCGGTACGCGTTTGGGGAAACCATTCACATACCGCCGCTCGACCGGGAGGGACGAGGCACACGCGGGGTAAAAATCGATCGCCTTCTCGACTTCGCAGCGGTCACAGATCATGCGGAATTCTTGGGCGAAAGTGCGATATGCGTCGATCCGGACCACCCCAAAAAGAATTCCTCTTTCTGCGAAATCATCAACTCTGGCGGCCGGCATCCGCAGCTGCTTTTGCGGATCATGAGCCCCATCGTCTGGCGAGACAGCGAGCTCTGTGGCGACAAGGATCAGGATTGCATCACTGCCTCACGTTCGACCTGGGCTGATACCGTCTCGATCGCCGAAGCCTGGAATGACACCAGCTCCTCATGCGCTCATGTCACGTTCCCCGCATACGAATGGAGTTCGCATCGGCTGGGCTCGAATTTTCATCGGAATATCATTTTTCGAAACGCCAATGTGCCCGAACATCCCCTCAGCTATCTGGAGGTCACACGTGAATGGGAACTCTGGGAACGTCTCCGCTCCGAGTGCCTGGACGCGGAAGGGGATTGCGACGTTCTTGCGATCCCACATAATTCCAACCTCAGTAACGGGCGTATGTTCGCCGTCGACTATCCCGACACCAATTCCCGCGAGGAACAACGGGAGCGCGTACGGCTGCGGATGCGCCTCGAGCGGATTATCGAGGTCATGCAACATAAGGGCGACTCGGAATGCCGCAACGGAATCTCCTCTGTCCTTGGCGGACCAGATGAGTTCTGTGGGTTTGAGAAGTTCGAGGACCTGCCGCTGAAGCGCTGGGGGGCACCCAGTGAATGTTACGAGGGGTCGTTCGCGGATTGGGTGCCCCACTTGGGCCCCGATTGCATCTCGAAACTGAGCTATGCACGGTATGCCTTGACAGAGGGGCTGAAGGAAAAACGACGGCTCGGCTTGAACCCCTTTCAATTCGGATTCATGGCCAGCACGGACACGCACAACGCAATGCCGGGTTCTGTCGAGGAGAAAAGCTTTGCCGGACATCTTGGCTCAGCCGATGCCTCTGCTACCCAACGCGCAGCGCTCAACACCGAAGATGGCAACACCTCAAACAACCCCGGCGGTCTGATCGGGATCTGGGCTGAAGAAAATTCGCGAGACTCGCTTTTCGATTCGATGCGGCGGAGAGAAGTTTTTGGCACGAGTGGCCCACGCATCCGCCCGCGGTTCTTTGCCGGCTGGGAGTTTCCTTCAACTCTCTGCGACGACCCGCGGATGATTTCGAGGGCCTACGCAACAGGTGTGCCGATGGGTTCGGAACTCTCAAAACCGCCCGAGGGAAAGACTCCAATGTTTCTCCTCACCGCACTCCGCGATCCGGGAACCGAAGACTCCGCCGGTGGGCTACTGCAGAGAATTCAGATCATCAAAGGATGGGCGGATGCCGAGGGACGAACGCATCAAGCCATCTTCGACATCGCTGGCGGCGCCAACGACGCAGATATCGACCCCAAGACTTGCCAGCCTCGAGGGTCTGGTCATGAAAGCCTCTGTGCCGTGTGGCAAGACCCCGATTTCGATCCGGCCATCGAGGCTGTCTATTATGCCCGGATTCTGGAAAATCCCAGCTGCCGCTACTCCGCGTGGGAATGCCTGAAACTCTCCGGCAGCCAGCGACCACCCGCTTGCGATGACGGAAGTGTCGCCCAGGTCCAGCAGGAACGCGCCTGGACCTCCCCCATCTGGTACGCACCCGCCGCCTGA
- a CDS encoding acyl-CoA/acyl-ACP dehydrogenase produces MILLDPRKLNKKYEDPRSTEVMEKTIDFFENKGKKNLLKDYYGQGWYDDFITYAGKEGLFATISTPKGYGADDSRWDTWRICEFAEILGFYGLQYWYVWQVSVLGLGPIWMSDNEEVKEKTARYLEEGGIFAFGLSEKTHGADIYSTEMALEIVDEGRYVANGRKYYIGNGNKASIVSTFGRLGEDYVFFAADPKHENYELVKNVVASQNYVSEFALNDYPVTEADILHKGQDAWDAALNTVNIGKFNLGWASIGICTHAFYEAIQHSANRILYGMPVTDMPHVRKMFVDGWVRLISMKLFALRASDYLRAASPEDRRYLLFNPMTKMKVTTQGEEVVDLVWDAIAAKGFERDQYFSQAAIDIRALPKLEGTVHVNIALLVKFMPNYFFNPGEFPEVPQQNAAVNDDFLFEQGPTRGLSGIQFHDYNEAFELFDTPNVQLFRRKIEVFKGMLQDCPPTKEQSRDVDYLLAGGQIFALIVYGQLILENAKIHGLGDDLVDEMFDVFCRDFSRYALELHDKPGTNDDQMARCLQMLEKPKANDARYQRVWEEHVHPLKDGYVMSD; encoded by the coding sequence ATGATTCTTCTCGACCCTCGTAAATTGAACAAGAAATACGAAGATCCTCGATCGACCGAGGTCATGGAAAAAACGATCGATTTTTTCGAGAACAAAGGGAAGAAGAACCTGCTGAAGGACTACTACGGCCAAGGTTGGTATGATGATTTCATCACCTACGCCGGCAAGGAAGGCCTTTTTGCGACCATCAGCACGCCCAAGGGCTATGGTGCCGACGACTCTCGTTGGGACACTTGGCGCATCTGTGAGTTCGCCGAGATCCTGGGCTTCTATGGCCTTCAGTATTGGTACGTCTGGCAGGTCTCCGTTCTGGGCCTCGGTCCTATCTGGATGAGCGATAACGAGGAAGTCAAAGAGAAGACAGCGCGCTATCTCGAAGAAGGGGGGATCTTCGCCTTCGGTCTTTCCGAGAAAACGCATGGTGCGGACATCTACTCTACCGAAATGGCCCTCGAGATCGTGGACGAGGGACGCTACGTCGCCAACGGGCGGAAATACTATATCGGCAACGGCAACAAGGCTTCGATCGTTTCCACCTTCGGTCGACTCGGCGAGGACTATGTCTTTTTCGCAGCGGATCCGAAGCACGAAAATTACGAACTGGTCAAGAATGTCGTTGCCAGTCAGAACTATGTTTCTGAGTTTGCGCTGAACGATTACCCGGTGACCGAAGCGGATATTCTGCACAAGGGGCAGGACGCTTGGGATGCAGCCTTGAACACCGTGAATATCGGCAAGTTCAATCTGGGCTGGGCCTCCATCGGTATTTGCACCCACGCCTTCTACGAAGCGATCCAGCACTCAGCGAATCGGATCCTCTACGGGATGCCGGTGACGGATATGCCTCATGTCCGCAAGATGTTTGTGGATGGGTGGGTGCGCCTGATCTCGATGAAGCTTTTTGCATTGCGTGCGTCGGATTATCTCCGGGCGGCCTCACCCGAGGACCGCCGCTACCTTCTCTTTAATCCGATGACCAAAATGAAAGTGACCACCCAGGGTGAGGAGGTTGTGGACCTTGTCTGGGACGCAATTGCCGCCAAGGGATTTGAGCGAGACCAATATTTCTCGCAGGCAGCGATCGATATTCGAGCGCTTCCGAAGCTTGAAGGTACCGTGCATGTGAATATCGCCTTGTTGGTGAAGTTCATGCCCAATTACTTCTTCAATCCGGGCGAATTCCCCGAGGTTCCGCAGCAGAACGCGGCGGTGAACGACGATTTCCTCTTCGAGCAGGGCCCGACTCGGGGCCTCAGCGGCATTCAGTTCCACGACTATAATGAGGCGTTCGAACTTTTCGATACCCCGAACGTGCAGCTGTTCCGGCGCAAGATCGAAGTCTTCAAGGGAATGCTGCAGGATTGTCCGCCGACCAAAGAGCAAAGTCGCGATGTCGATTACCTTCTCGCTGGTGGCCAGATCTTTGCGCTGATTGTCTATGGCCAGTTGATCCTGGAAAACGCCAAGATCCACGGCCTCGGCGACGATCTCGTGGACGAAATGTTTGACGTATTCTGTCGCGACTTCTCTCGCTACGCGCTCGAACTACACGACAAGCCCGGAACCAACGATGACCAGATGGCGCGATGTCTTCAGATGCTGGAGAAACCGAAAGCCAACGATGCCCGCTACCAACGTGTCTGGGAAGAACACGTCCATCCCCTGAAGGATGGCTACGTCATGTCTGACTGA
- a CDS encoding mechanosensitive ion channel, producing the protein MPNEMSAPAVAAVEAANLAPVASPIATIALTPTPSPLPSPTAAFTGFQQATVARLQSAGGSQYVAQAYASFADWLGSLGIPDPWPAFISALVSLIALAVLANLVFRLTARIIPLVLVKLLSRWSKDWARVFQEEKVLDRLAHIAPLALLAGAMPIMEVLGFDGALLLIIELYGIWILLTLCNAIVGLVLGLLQLRPEMNSLPLNTIEQASKLFLALIAILCALSVIFNRTPIFFLSGLGALTAVVVLIFRDTILGLVAGIVLALNDMVRVGDWIEINGTPVNGDVTSITLTTVRVQNFDRTTVHVPAYDLISKTVVNWRGMVDSGGRRIKRSIHVDMSSIRFVDTEMLENFRRFSLLGDYLDKKISEIETWNSECATKDRAEINFRRQTNVGVFRAYCAAYLHAHPKIHQLGFTFLVRHLEPTAAGLPIELYVFTNDNRWAQYEDIQADIFDHLLAAAPEFGLRVFQSPTGSDLRAVNPSPVSQT; encoded by the coding sequence ATGCCCAATGAAATGAGTGCGCCCGCGGTCGCTGCGGTCGAAGCCGCAAACCTGGCACCCGTCGCGTCGCCGATCGCCACCATCGCATTGACCCCGACCCCTTCGCCCTTGCCCAGCCCCACCGCAGCTTTCACGGGGTTCCAGCAGGCAACCGTCGCTCGGCTCCAGTCAGCCGGAGGCTCGCAATATGTTGCGCAGGCGTATGCCAGTTTTGCGGATTGGCTTGGCTCATTGGGCATTCCGGATCCATGGCCGGCATTCATATCGGCACTTGTCAGCCTGATTGCTCTCGCGGTTCTCGCGAATCTCGTCTTTCGGCTGACCGCGCGGATCATCCCGCTCGTTCTCGTCAAGCTGCTCAGCCGATGGAGCAAAGACTGGGCTCGCGTCTTTCAGGAAGAGAAGGTTCTTGACCGCCTCGCCCATATCGCCCCTCTGGCGCTGCTGGCAGGCGCCATGCCGATCATGGAAGTCCTCGGCTTCGACGGCGCGCTTCTTCTGATCATCGAACTCTACGGCATCTGGATCCTGCTTACACTCTGCAATGCCATCGTCGGACTTGTGCTGGGACTGCTCCAGCTTCGTCCCGAGATGAACTCGCTGCCGCTGAACACCATCGAGCAAGCCTCCAAGCTCTTCCTCGCCCTGATCGCGATCCTTTGCGCCCTGAGCGTCATCTTCAACCGAACCCCGATCTTCTTCCTGTCCGGTCTCGGTGCCCTGACCGCAGTCGTCGTTTTGATCTTTCGGGACACGATCCTGGGTCTGGTCGCCGGTATTGTTCTCGCGCTGAATGATATGGTGCGCGTCGGCGATTGGATCGAAATCAACGGAACTCCGGTCAATGGTGACGTCACCAGCATTACGCTGACGACCGTGCGTGTACAGAATTTCGATCGAACAACGGTACACGTGCCTGCCTACGACCTGATTTCCAAAACAGTCGTCAACTGGCGTGGCATGGTCGATTCCGGCGGTCGGCGCATCAAGCGGTCGATTCATGTCGACATGAGTTCGATTCGATTTGTGGACACTGAAATGCTCGAGAATTTTCGTCGCTTTTCTCTTTTGGGCGATTACCTCGACAAGAAAATCTCCGAGATCGAAACATGGAACTCCGAATGTGCGACCAAGGACCGTGCCGAGATCAACTTCCGTCGACAAACCAATGTGGGTGTTTTTCGAGCGTACTGCGCAGCCTATCTCCACGCTCACCCCAAAATTCACCAATTAGGCTTCACGTTCCTTGTCCGACACCTCGAGCCGACGGCCGCCGGCTTGCCCATCGAGCTCTACGTATTCACGAACGACAACCGTTGGGCCCAATACGAGGATATTCAAGCTGATATCTTCGATCACCTGCTGGCCGCAGCACCCGAGTTCGGCTTGCGCGTATTCCAAAGCCCCACGGGCTCCGACCTACGCGCCGTGAACCCCTCCCCGGTCAGTCAGACATGA
- a CDS encoding S9 family peptidase, whose amino-acid sequence MTTPTKKIAPFGAWTSPLSSQAMLADQVGLGAPHPLRKSLLWTESRPTEGGRVALLARSSEGLVQDLLAPDGSVRTRVHEYGGGALAASEHRIVYSSDRDRRLYTMDLNGEGRVPLTPEGRFSWTDISLSPDDRFLFCVREDHTREGEPANEIVRIALDGSEIVPIVTGRDFVAAPRISPDGRNLAWIAWDHPNMPWDDSELWQVTLDADGHPGEPEQIMGGSNQSVFQPEWSPDGILHFVSDASGWWNLYRMEPSGPRNLCAMDAEFGLPQWVFGMRTYAFVGTEEIICTFGRDGFWNLARLQIASGELQVLTTEFSGFDGLRVCEGRASFIGSRSSGPSALAQLDLGDGSIEILRESGARILDPEFVSIPEPVEIPTGDGEVAFAFYYPPRNPDFEAPPGELPPLRVKSHGGPTGAARPDFDPRIQFWTTRGFAVVDVNYRGSTGYGRAYRDALKGNWGIHDVDDCESAAKFLAARGSVDPSRLTISGGSAGGYTTLAALTFTETFACGASHYGIGDLAALARDTHKFESRYTDSLVAPWPAGEAVYRERSPIAHTNRLGCPVIFFQGLEDKVVPPNQAEEMVAALKAKGIRVEYMPLAGEGHGFRRAESISAVLGAELKFFREVLGIRNPD is encoded by the coding sequence ATGACGACTCCAACAAAAAAAATCGCTCCCTTCGGGGCCTGGACCTCTCCTCTTTCATCGCAGGCCATGCTTGCCGATCAGGTAGGCTTGGGCGCACCTCACCCGCTGCGGAAATCCCTTCTATGGACCGAGTCTCGACCGACCGAAGGGGGGCGCGTCGCTCTCCTCGCCCGCTCGTCAGAGGGACTCGTTCAGGACCTGCTGGCACCGGACGGAAGTGTCCGCACAAGGGTCCATGAATATGGCGGCGGGGCGCTGGCGGCGAGCGAGCATCGAATCGTCTACTCGTCGGATCGCGATCGACGCCTCTACACGATGGACCTGAACGGCGAGGGGCGCGTACCCCTGACACCCGAAGGCCGATTTTCCTGGACGGATATCAGCCTCTCGCCGGACGACCGCTTTCTTTTCTGTGTCCGGGAAGACCATACCCGCGAGGGCGAGCCCGCCAACGAGATCGTCCGGATTGCTCTCGATGGCAGCGAGATCGTGCCGATCGTCACCGGACGCGACTTCGTTGCGGCACCGCGAATCTCGCCCGATGGCCGCAATCTGGCATGGATTGCGTGGGATCACCCCAATATGCCCTGGGATGATTCCGAGCTCTGGCAAGTCACCCTCGACGCCGACGGCCACCCGGGCGAGCCCGAGCAAATCATGGGTGGGTCGAATCAATCGGTATTTCAGCCAGAATGGTCGCCCGACGGTATCCTTCATTTTGTTTCCGACGCCTCCGGCTGGTGGAATCTCTACCGAATGGAGCCGTCCGGGCCGCGCAATCTCTGCGCGATGGACGCCGAATTCGGACTGCCGCAGTGGGTATTCGGAATGCGCACCTATGCCTTCGTCGGTACGGAGGAAATCATTTGCACCTTTGGCAGGGATGGTTTTTGGAACCTCGCGCGACTGCAGATCGCCAGCGGCGAGCTTCAAGTTCTGACGACCGAATTCAGCGGCTTCGACGGGCTTCGGGTGTGCGAAGGACGCGCCAGCTTCATTGGAAGTCGCAGCAGCGGTCCCTCAGCTCTCGCACAACTCGATCTTGGAGACGGAAGCATCGAAATCCTGCGCGAGTCCGGCGCACGTATCCTCGACCCTGAATTCGTTTCGATCCCGGAACCTGTAGAGATCCCGACCGGCGATGGCGAGGTGGCCTTCGCTTTTTACTATCCGCCCCGCAACCCTGATTTCGAAGCGCCCCCCGGCGAACTCCCTCCCCTTCGCGTCAAATCGCACGGCGGGCCGACGGGAGCCGCGCGGCCCGACTTCGACCCCCGAATCCAATTCTGGACGACCCGAGGTTTCGCCGTCGTCGATGTCAATTATCGCGGAAGCACCGGGTACGGGCGTGCATACAGGGATGCTCTGAAGGGAAATTGGGGCATCCATGATGTCGACGATTGCGAGAGCGCCGCCAAATTCCTCGCCGCAAGAGGATCGGTCGATCCCTCCCGGCTGACCATCAGTGGCGGCAGTGCCGGCGGCTATACAACTTTGGCCGCGCTCACCTTCACCGAGACTTTCGCCTGCGGTGCCAGCCATTACGGCATCGGCGATCTGGCGGCACTCGCGCGCGACACGCATAAATTCGAGTCAAGGTATACGGACTCGCTGGTAGCACCCTGGCCTGCGGGCGAGGCCGTCTACCGGGAACGGTCCCCTATCGCGCATACCAACCGACTCGGTTGTCCGGTAATCTTCTTTCAGGGCCTGGAGGACAAGGTCGTCCCACCCAATCAGGCCGAGGAAATGGTCGCCGCACTCAAGGCGAAGGGGATTCGCGTCGAATATATGCCTTTGGCCGGCGAGGGCCATGGCTTTCGGCGCGCCGAATCGATCAGTGCCGTTCTCGGCGCCGAATTGAAATTCTTCAGGGAGGTCCTGGGCATCCGAAATCCGGACTGA
- the pgm gene encoding phosphoglucomutase (alpha-D-glucose-1,6-bisphosphate-dependent) codes for MATHELAGKPAPPEILTNIPRLVTAYFTRRPDPENPAEQVVFGTSGHRGSALHGAFNEDHVLAITQALCEVRAADGVDGPLFVGIDTHGLSEPALVTTVEVLAGNGVSVVLEEGLGATPTPVISHAILCWNRGRSGGFADGVVITPSHNPPEDGGFKYNPPNGGPAPSSVTSRIQDRANEILSQDLAGVRRLPWKQAMASSDVCERDLTGPYIEDLPSILNMEAIRGAGLHLGVHPLGGAALDTWTRLADRFDLNIEIVDRRIDPSFSMMTVDRDGKIRMDCSSPWAMASLVELRDRFDIAFGNDGDADRHGVVTRGSGLLAPNPYLSVAIQYLCETRTAWSKDARIGKTLVSSSMIDRVAGLVGRSVAEVPVGFKWFVDGLLSGAYAFGGEESAGASFLRLDGTTWTTDKDGPLLCLLAAEILATTGRDPAEHYAALEERFGSPVYDRISAPASPELKAAFKYLDAGSVVRDELAGEKIEAKLTEAPANGASIGGLKVATENGWFAARPSGTEAIYKIYAESFRGADHLQQIQQDAQEIVDAALASSLK; via the coding sequence ATGGCAACGCACGAACTTGCCGGCAAGCCGGCTCCCCCTGAAATTCTGACCAATATACCTCGGCTCGTCACGGCCTATTTTACCCGGCGCCCCGATCCCGAGAATCCTGCCGAACAAGTGGTTTTCGGCACCTCGGGTCACCGAGGTTCAGCGCTGCACGGTGCTTTCAACGAGGACCATGTGCTCGCCATCACGCAGGCTCTCTGCGAGGTCCGAGCGGCCGACGGGGTCGATGGCCCACTCTTTGTCGGAATTGATACGCACGGGTTGTCCGAGCCGGCGCTCGTGACAACGGTCGAGGTTCTGGCCGGCAATGGTGTTTCGGTTGTCCTTGAGGAGGGACTGGGGGCCACACCGACACCCGTGATCTCACATGCCATTCTCTGCTGGAATCGTGGTCGGAGCGGCGGGTTTGCCGACGGAGTGGTTATCACGCCGTCGCATAACCCGCCTGAGGATGGAGGGTTCAAATACAACCCTCCGAACGGAGGGCCTGCGCCCAGCTCCGTTACGAGTCGGATTCAGGATCGCGCCAACGAGATTTTGTCGCAAGATCTCGCCGGGGTGCGACGTCTGCCCTGGAAGCAGGCCATGGCCTCGAGCGATGTCTGCGAGCGTGACCTGACCGGACCCTATATTGAGGACTTGCCGAGCATTCTGAATATGGAGGCAATCCGGGGCGCGGGTCTTCATCTGGGCGTGCACCCTCTCGGCGGTGCCGCGCTGGATACCTGGACCCGTCTTGCTGATCGCTTTGATTTGAATATCGAGATTGTGGATCGCCGGATCGATCCTAGTTTCTCGATGATGACGGTGGATCGTGACGGTAAAATTCGGATGGACTGCTCGTCCCCCTGGGCGATGGCGAGCCTGGTCGAGTTGCGGGATCGATTTGATATTGCGTTCGGCAATGATGGCGATGCGGATCGCCATGGGGTCGTTACCCGCGGATCTGGCCTGCTCGCACCGAACCCCTACCTCTCGGTCGCGATTCAATATTTATGCGAGACACGCACGGCTTGGTCGAAGGATGCCCGAATCGGCAAGACTCTGGTCTCGAGCAGCATGATTGATCGCGTAGCGGGATTGGTTGGTCGCTCGGTCGCCGAGGTCCCCGTCGGCTTCAAATGGTTTGTCGACGGATTGCTTTCTGGCGCGTATGCGTTTGGCGGGGAGGAGAGCGCAGGGGCCTCTTTCTTGCGTCTCGATGGAACCACCTGGACCACCGACAAGGATGGACCGCTTTTATGCCTGCTCGCGGCAGAAATCCTTGCCACCACAGGGCGCGACCCGGCCGAGCATTATGCCGCGCTGGAAGAGAGGTTCGGTAGCCCGGTCTACGATCGAATCAGCGCACCAGCTTCACCTGAGCTGAAAGCAGCCTTCAAATACCTCGACGCGGGCAGCGTCGTGCGGGACGAATTGGCGGGCGAGAAAATCGAGGCAAAGCTGACGGAGGCTCCGGCGAACGGCGCCTCCATCGGTGGCCTCAAGGTCGCGACCGAAAACGGTTGGTTTGCTGCTCGGCCATCCGGAACCGAGGCGATTTATAAAATCTATGCGGAGAGTTTCCGCGGGGCCGACCATCTCCAGCAGATTCAGCAGGATGCGCAGGAAATTGTGGATGCTGCGCTGGCGAGTTCCCTGAAGTAG